Proteins co-encoded in one Acinetobacter lwoffii genomic window:
- a CDS encoding glutamine amidotransferase, translated as MLNLAHLPDTVYAIQHLAFEDLGAWEDIFYQLGLRVRYFEAGIDDLTKAFKHPGLTIILGGPIAVYETEDYPFLQQEIDLLKVRLEKNLPTLGICLGAQLIAAALNAKVYPGDVKEIGWSKLSLASIENNPLKALEDIDVLHWHGDTFDLPEQVELLASSDLYPNQAFRVGQNILALQFHAEVASESLEKWLIGHTCELRKAQINIPALRADHQSYAPALEQAASSVLMHYLENLQLK; from the coding sequence ATGCTGAACTTAGCTCACCTCCCCGATACCGTGTATGCCATTCAACATTTGGCTTTTGAAGACTTAGGTGCTTGGGAAGATATTTTTTATCAGCTCGGCTTACGTGTGCGTTATTTCGAAGCTGGCATCGATGATCTTACCAAGGCTTTTAAACATCCTGGATTAACAATTATTCTCGGTGGCCCGATTGCAGTCTATGAAACTGAGGATTACCCTTTCTTACAACAAGAAATAGACTTACTTAAAGTTCGACTGGAAAAGAATTTACCGACTTTAGGCATCTGTTTAGGTGCGCAGTTAATTGCTGCTGCATTGAATGCTAAAGTCTACCCCGGAGATGTGAAGGAAATTGGCTGGTCTAAACTCAGTCTTGCTTCTATTGAAAACAATCCACTAAAAGCTCTGGAGGATATTGACGTCCTGCATTGGCATGGTGATACCTTTGACCTACCTGAACAGGTAGAATTACTGGCCAGCTCTGATCTTTATCCAAATCAGGCCTTTCGGGTAGGACAGAATATTCTAGCACTACAATTCCATGCTGAAGTGGCCAGTGAAAGTTTAGAGAAATGGCTGATTGGACATACCTGTGAGTTACGCAAAGCCCAGATCAATATTCCCGCCTTACGGGCGGATCATCAAAGCTATGC
- the yfcF gene encoding glutathione transferase has protein sequence MQNISLYVDKNRISPYAMSVYVALKEKGLDFQEIVVDLDQQQQKSAAYQAICPSAKVPYLIVDNFSLFESWAITEYLEDAFPAPNYPALYPKEIHARAKCRAIQALVKTDFMQIRQQMPSDSVFHPAKISTPLTAPITEEIQRLVNVAEYMLEDIWLTEHWSIADFDLAFMLHRLLSHQVKLPVKIIEYVERNFKRASVQAWLAEYEKAKTLI, from the coding sequence ATGCAAAATATAAGTTTATATGTCGATAAAAACAGAATCAGCCCTTATGCCATGTCGGTCTATGTTGCCTTAAAAGAAAAGGGTTTAGATTTTCAGGAAATAGTGGTCGATTTAGATCAGCAGCAACAGAAATCTGCGGCTTATCAAGCCATTTGTCCAAGTGCTAAAGTTCCGTATTTAATAGTAGATAACTTTAGCCTGTTTGAATCATGGGCGATCACTGAATACTTGGAAGATGCCTTTCCAGCACCTAATTATCCAGCCTTATATCCAAAGGAAATTCATGCCAGAGCTAAATGTCGGGCCATACAAGCCTTGGTCAAAACGGATTTTATGCAAATCCGCCAGCAGATGCCTTCCGATTCGGTATTTCACCCAGCAAAAATATCTACACCTCTTACAGCTCCGATCACTGAAGAAATTCAGCGCTTGGTGAATGTGGCAGAATATATGCTGGAGGACATATGGTTGACTGAACACTGGTCAATTGCAGACTTTGATCTGGCCTTTATGTTGCATCGTTTGTTGAGCCATCAGGTGAAACTTCCTGTGAAAATAATAGAATATGTCGAGCGTAATTTTAAGCGTGCTTCGGTACAGGCCTGGCTGGCAGAATATGAAAAAGCTAAAACTTTAATCTAA